A single region of the Eremothecium gossypii ATCC 10895 chromosome V, complete sequence genome encodes:
- a CDS encoding AEL083C-Ap (NOHBY534; No homolog in Saccharomyces cerevisiae, syntenic homolog of Kluyveromyces lactis KLLA0F24596g) — protein MEKGDKIYSSVTQRISGELNINIDINIERGQELGVRLNKGKVMKYWSTVKRYLIDTGDIYEDEHLVHSECGLLLRDHAQAGSVYEPNSSDEFINKKLFQKSLTAAQWQRRKQEALESQVRNEIISETSEQRLKRFTRGYRRSQNMEIAPVSRGPIAERSRSSESTGSDRETRRGRSHKWGSLQLKTVIVPID, from the coding sequence ATGGAAAAGGGAGATAAGATTTACAGCTCTGTGACACAGCGCATAAGCGGGGAGCTCAATATCAATATTGACATTAATATTGAGCGGGGGCAGGAGCTTGGCGTGCGCTTGAACAAGGGCAAGGTGATGAAGTATTGGTCAACAGTCAAGAGATACTTGATAGACACAGGTGACATTTATGAAGATGAGCATTTAGTGCATTCTGAGTGCGGGCTTTTGTTGCGTGATCATGCTCAAGCTGGGAGCGTATACGAGCCAAACAGTTCCGATGAGTTCATTAATAAAAAACTGTTCCAGAAAAGCCTTACTGCTGCTCAGTGGCAGCGAAGAAAGCAGGAGGCACTTGAGTCTCAGGTTCGAAATGAGATAATATCTGAAACATCGGAACAGCGGCTTAAACGTTTTACGCGCGGATATCGGCGATCCCAGAATATGGAGATTGCGCCAGTATCACGGGGCCCAATTGCGGAACGGAGCAGATCTTCCGAGAGCACGGGCAGCGACCGTGAGACCCGCAGAGGCCGGTCACATAAGTGGGGCTCGCTTCAGTTGAAGACGGTGATCGTACCGATCGACTGA
- a CDS encoding alpha-mannosyltransferase (Non-syntenic homolog of Saccharomyces cerevisiae YBR015C (MNN2)): MASEQSTKPAHGSLRLATYARQLCHVWRRKFGMHTLVLAGLSMLASTAFLLVYNRVYEGAQHGLFRSRVDVEVPTNIWQYADEALPDRRTFVEEILRTVQAYPPGAALQVQADCLLERVRATDERKFGSLTASKLQGCVDLSGDAFAHAKEQHALMMKVIQKSLPEHLSDLDHYPYISDGIVILGGGHKTIAAIPAIRSIRENSGITVRNSMPIEVVIPGPADEEKVFCSKILPVLDPSGLTRCVHLGDTISSSLLSKVKPSDHRTLALLASSFSRVLYLDSSVQVINAIDGYFHHELFNERGLVLWPDYWRRLHHPKLYELAGSKVDTGRRERYSIDKGSPIELYGGKDGEWPMHDCKDSIPDASSSSGVLLIDKKKHFKTLALALYYNVHGEPFFYPLLDPKAPREAEKDTIVFAAHVLSRGGGPLYHQVTTPKRSEGHRKDKASSKPILEDTVDTSTIITSTYRHGAASYHDFFADHNFELLAGEIINSNFDSRRLAYVKWWRQNHSDDTTYKDKSDEDLSNDASVKADFYTSFHGNYTLAEYLNFFEFTPVSFVETDVLTCNPWIVAQSRDLTFDGASAVGAQPANQQTQYKAGPPTHHRLFSDHFQKLTTYDLELATWSAYAEFLCSKFSYKDYPYLKEHLGLTDSPTTAYKMMCKYISARVSHLQSTSWHTMGNK; the protein is encoded by the coding sequence ATGGCCTCAGAACAGTCCACTAAGCCGGCACATGGAAGCTTGCGATTAGCAACATACGCGCGGCAGCTCTGTCACGTATGGAGACGAAAATTCGGCATGCACACGCTGGTACTAGCGGGGCTTTCAATGTTAGCCTCAACAGCCTTTTTGCTAGTATACAATCGGGTTTATGAAGGGGCGCAGCACGGCCTATTCCGCAGCAGGGTGGATGTTGAGGTTCCCACGAATATATGGCAGTATGCAGACGAAGCTCTTCCGGACAGACGGACGTTCGTGGAGGAAATATTGCGAACAGTGCAGGCATATCCGCCAGGGGCAGCCCTCCAAGTGCAGGCTGATTGCTTGCTGGAGCGTGTCCGCGCTACAGATGAGCGGAAATTCGGTAGTCTAACGGCTTCCAAGCTACAGGGTTGCGTTGATCTTTCTGGAGACGCCTTTGCGCATGCAAAGGAACAGCATGCGCTGATGATGAAGGTTATTCAAAAGAGTTTACCCGAACACTTGAGTGACCTCGATCACTATCCGTATATAAGCGATGGGATTGTTATCTTGGGCGGTGGCCATAAGACGATAGCAGCAATTCCAGCTATCCGGTCCATACGCGAAAACAGCGGCATCACGGTGCGCAATTCCATGCCCATAGAGGTTGTGATCCCAGGGCCGGCCGACGAGGAAAAGGTATTCTGCTCAAAGATTCTACCGGTACTAGATCCATCCGGTTTAACGCGGTGCGTGCATTTGGGCGATACCATCAGCTCGTCCCTCCTTTCGAAAGTAAAGCCATCAGACCATAGGACCCTCGCCTTGCTAGCGTCATCCTTCAGCAGAGTGTTATATCTCGACAGTTCCGTCCAGGTGATAAACGCAATTGATGGCTATTTCCACCATGAGCTGTTCAATGAGCGAGGCTTAGTCTTGTGGCCTGATTACTGGCGCCGCTTGCACCATCCAAAACTCTACGAGCTCGCCGGAAGCAAGGTTGATACGGGCAGGCGCGAGCGTTATAGTATTGATAAGGGATCACCAATAGAACTATATGGGGGTAAGGACGGCGAGTGGCCGATGCATGACTGTAAAGACAGCATACCGGACGCTTCGTCTTCTTCGGGGGTCCTCCTCATCGACAAGAAGAAGCACTTTAAGACCTTGGCGTTGGCGTTGTACTATAACGTACATGGGGAACCCTTCTTCTACCCGCTCTTGGACCCTAAGGCCCCACGCGAAGCAGAAAAGGATACGATCGTCTTCGCTGCCCATGTGCTCTCTAGAGGAGGCGGTCCGCTGTACCACCAGGTCACAACACCAAAGAGAAGCGAGGGCCATCGGAAAGACAAGGCATCGAGTAAGCCAATTTTGGAAGACACGGTGGATACCAGCACCATAATCACTTCAACCTATCGCCACGGTGCTGCGTCGTACCACGACTTCTTCGCAGACCACAACTTTGAGCTTCTAGCAGGAGAGATCATCAACTCGAACTTCGACAGCAGGCGGCTGGCCTATGTCAAATGGTGGCGCCAGAACCATTCTGACGACACCACATACAAGGATAAGTCAGACGAAGACCTCTCGAACGACGCTTCTGTAAAGGCAGACTTCTACACATCCTTTCACGGCAACTACACTCTCGCAGAGTATCTCAATTTCTTCGAGTTCACTCCTGTCAGCTTCGTCGAGACCGACGTTCTGACCTGCAACCCGTGGATCGTGGCTCAGTCGCGCGATCTAACGTTCGACGGCGCCAGCGCTGTGGGCGCGCAACCTGCAAACCAGCAAACCCAATACAAGGCCGGGCCACCTACTCACCATAGGCTCTTCAGCGACCATTTCCAGAAGCTAACTACCTATGACCTCGAACTAGCTACCTGGTCCGCCTATGCAGAGTTCCTATGCTCTAAATTCTCGTACAAGGATTATCCCTATTTAAAAGAGCACCTTGGTCTGACCGATTCTCCAACCACTGCATATAAGATGATGTGTAAATACATCAGCGCCCGCGTAAGTCATCTCCAGTCTACATCTTGGCATACCATGGGCAACAAGTAG
- the ETR1 gene encoding enoyl-[acyl-carrier-protein] reductase (Syntenic homolog of Saccharomyces cerevisiae YBR026C (ETR1)): MQALNTTKRLMSTKQFPLFKSLLYSSHDPADCTQVLKVHSYTPKVGADESILLRTLAFPINPSDINQLQGVYPSVPEKTLDYSTEKPAAIAGNEGVFEVMSVPQGERRLAVGDWVIPLYSNTGTWTNYQTCRDAGTLVKVNGLDLYTAATIAVNGCTAYQLVNDYVQWDPSGNEWIVQNAGTSAVSKIVTQVAQARGVKTLSVIRDRENFAEVAKELEERYGATKVISETQNNDKDFSKDELPVILGPNARVRLALNSVGGKSSGAIARKLERDGTMLTYGGMSRQPVTVPTTLLIFNGLKSLGYWITENTKRNPQSKIDTISALMRMYGDGQLQPPEADIKKIEWDVQKMNDEQLLEAVKNGIQSNGKSVVVLKW; encoded by the coding sequence ATGCAAGCTCTAAACACTACGAAACGGCTAATGTCTACCAAACAATTTCCATTGTTCAAGTCACTACTCTATTCGTCGCACGACCCTGCAGACTGCACGCAAGTGCTCAAAGTTCACAGCTACACCCCGAAGGTGGGAGCCGATGAGTCGATTCTTCTCCGCACGTTGGCGTTCCCAATTAACCCTTCGGACATCAACCAATTGCAGGGGGTGTATCCCTCGGTGCCCGAGAAAACGTTAGACTACTCGACCGAAAAGCCGGCCGCAATTGCGGGCAACGAGGGCGTGTTCGAGGTGATGTCTGTCCCGCAAGGGGAACGCCGGCTGGCTGTTGGCGACTGGGTAATTCCGCTGTACAGCAACACCGGGACGTGGACAAACTACCAGACATGCCGCGATGCTGGCACGCTGGTTAAGGTTAACGGGCTGGACCTGTACACGGCGGCAACAATCGCAGTGAATGGCTGCACTGCGTACCAACTGGTCAACGACTACGTGCAATGGGATCCATCGGGCAACGAGTGGATCGTGCAGAACGCAGGAACGTCAGCGGTGTCCAAGATCGTGACGCAGGTGGCCCAGGCGCGCGGCGTCAAAACCCTCAGTGTGATCCGGGACCGTGAAAACTTTGCAGAAGTAGCCAAGGAGCTGGAAGAGCGCTATGGGGCTACGAAGGTCATCAGCGAAACCCAAAACAACGACAAGGACTTTTCCAAGGACGAATTGCCGGTAATCCTTGGCCCAAACGCGCGCGTCCGCCTCGCGCTGAACTCTGTGGGTGGAAAATCCAGTGGGGCTATCGCGAGAAAGCTAGAGCGGGATGGTACCATGTTGACCTACGGGGGGATGTCCAGGCAGCCTGTGACGGTTCCAACGACGCTCTTAATTTTCAATGGCCTGAAGTCCTTGGGGTACTGGATCACCGAGAATACGAAGAGAAACCCTCAATCTAAGATCGACACCATATCCGCGCTCATGCGCATGTACGGTGATGGACAGCTGCAGCCTCCAGAGGCCGACATAAAGAAGATTGAGTGGGACGTTCAAAAAATGAATGATGAACAGCTGCTTGAGGCGGTTAAAAATGGTATCCAAAGCAACGGTAAGAGTGTAGTAGTGCTCAAGTGGTAA
- the INO4 gene encoding Ino4p (Syntenic homolog of Saccharomyces cerevisiae YOL108C (INO4); 1-intron) → MATGKVTKKRVAPAILDNGIAAPSLVFQARPNVSREKLTGTQKRENHVTSEQRRREILREYYDELVRLVPDLQESENRSEWQIYMKTRNYLCWLYKRNAQLRRQLKLTNVKYPEYLVWKCPNALNGPG, encoded by the exons ATGGCGACCGGTAAGGTGACCAAGAAAAGGGTTGCTCCCGCCATACTGGACAACGGCATTGCTGCTCCATCCCTGGTGTTCCAGGCGAGACCTAACGTGAGCAGAGAGAAGTTAACGGGCACCCAGAAACGCGAGAACCATGTGACAAGTGagcagcgccgccgcgagATCCTCAGAGAGTATTATGATGAGCTGGTGCGCCTTGTGCCGGACTTGCAGGAGTCGGAGAACAGATCAGAGTGGCAGATTTACATGAAGA CGCGCAATTATTTATGCTGGCTTTATAAGCGCAACGCGCAGTTGCGCAGACAGTTGAAACTTACCAATGTGAAGTACCCCGAGTATTTGGTGTGGAAGTGTCCCAATGCGCTCAATGGACCGGGATAG